The DNA window AGGATCTTGAGCAGCGAGATGCACCGGCCATCGGGCGCATAGGCGTGGCAGATGCCCATGCCTTCGGTCGATCCGATCCCCTTGCCGCCCCGGCTGTCGCGCTTCGCCGTCCCCGACGATGCGCAGGAGGCATCATATTTCGCCGCGTCGGCGAGGATTTCCAGTTTCTGCCGGGTGGAAATCTGCGCCATCTGTTCACGATAGGTTCGCGCGCTCCCCCTGTCCACAATCTCGATCAAGATTGCCCCTGAGGACAGGGGGGGCAATAGCTAATCCCGCCAGCTCGGGTCGATCCGGTCGATGGTCCGCACCATTGCCTGAAAGTCGGGCACACCCGGCCCCGTCGGCAACTGCACGCCGGAAAGGTCGCGCTGGTGCACGGCGATCACTTCGGGCGGGATGTTCATCGGCGTTCCCGCCGCGCCGGCCGCCACCTGAATCTCGCAGGCGCGCTGGAGCAGCCAGTGCCTCAGGAACGCTTCGGGCAGGCTTTCCGCCATCACCAGCGTGCCATGATTGCGCAGCAGCATCACGCGCTTCGTGCCCAGATTGGCGATCAGCCGCTCGCCTTCCTCCGGGCGGATTGTCACGCCCTCGAAATCATGATGCGCGATCTGGCCGGTGAAGGCGGCGGCGTAGAAGCTGATCGGGCGCAGCCCTTCGGCGCAGCTGCTGACCGCCATGCCCGCCGTCGTATGCGTATGGATGATGCAATGCGCGTCGGGCAGGTGGCGGTGGAACACGCTGTGCTGGGTGAAGCCTGCGCGGTTGACCGGATAGGGGCTGCCATCCAGCACATGACCGTCAATGTCGATCTTGACGAGGTTCGACGCCTTCACCTCGGCATAGGTGAGGCCGAACGGATTGATGAGGAAGGCATGGTCTTCCCCCGGCACCCGCAGCGTGATGTGATTATAGATGAGTTCCGACCAGCCCATATGGTCGAATATGCGGTAGCAGGCGGCGAGCTGCTGGCGCGCTTCCCA is part of the Sphingobium amiense genome and encodes:
- a CDS encoding class II aldolase/adducin family protein; protein product: MATAARQSEMSAAEWEARQQLAACYRIFDHMGWSELIYNHITLRVPGEDHAFLINPFGLTYAEVKASNLVKIDIDGHVLDGSPYPVNRAGFTQHSVFHRHLPDAHCIIHTHTTAGMAVSSCAEGLRPISFYAAAFTGQIAHHDFEGVTIRPEEGERLIANLGTKRVMLLRNHGTLVMAESLPEAFLRHWLLQRACEIQVAAGAAGTPMNIPPEVIAVHQRDLSGVQLPTGPGVPDFQAMVRTIDRIDPSWRD